In Spirochaetota bacterium, the sequence TCTTTTGCTTCAATTTCTTCACGTACCGCTTTTTCAAATTCTTCCATATTTTTTGGGTCTATTTTTCTAACTCTCTTTACCCCTACAGCTTTGCATAAAAGCTCCAGATCAAGTTCATGAGTTTCCTCACCCTTTAATGTTCTGCCAGTTGCAGGATGATCCTGATGCCCCGTCATAGCAGTAACACGGTTGTCCAGTATTATAACCGTTCCTGTGCCTTTATTATACACAAGATCAATTAATGGCGTAATTCC encodes:
- a CDS encoding thiamine pyrophosphate-dependent enzyme, with protein sequence GITPLIDLVYNKGTGTVIILDNRVTAMTGHQDHPATGRTLKGEETHELDLELLCKAVGVKRVRKIDPKNMEEFEKAVREEIEAKEPSVIISLRKCILNK